One Caldanaerobius fijiensis DSM 17918 genomic region harbors:
- a CDS encoding family 4 glycosyl hydrolase, which produces MAEVCPDALFINYTNPLAILTGALIRFGVKTVGLCHSVQQCIPGLLTPLGMSTENVQWKIAGINHQWWLLEITRDGKDLYPEIKEKAFNRPTPHDDMVRYEIMKQFGYYVTESSEHSSEYVPWFIKSTHPELIEKFNIPLDEYPRRCVNQIQQWEDSPYK; this is translated from the coding sequence ATGGCTGAGGTTTGTCCTGATGCACTTTTTATTAACTATACTAATCCTTTGGCTATCCTAACAGGGGCATTGATTAGATTTGGTGTGAAGACGGTGGGACTCTGTCACAGTGTTCAACAATGTATTCCTGGATTATTGACACCATTAGGGATGAGTACTGAAAATGTACAGTGGAAAATAGCCGGAATAAACCATCAGTGGTGGCTTTTAGAGATAACGAGGGACGGTAAAGACCTATATCCTGAAATCAAAGAGAAGGCTTTTAATAGACCGACGCCTCACGATGATATGGTGCGTTATGAGATAATGAAACAGTTTGGCTATTATGTAACGGAATCCAGCGAACATAGCTCAGAGTATGTGCCATGGTTTATAAAAAGTACACATCCTGAACTCATAGAAAAATTTAATATTCCCTTAGACGAATATCCCAGAAGGTGTGTTAATCAAATACAACAGTGGGAAGACTCTCCTTATAAATAG
- a CDS encoding family 4 glycosyl hydrolase: MGAGSTIFAKNVLGDVILNPALKGVEIALYDIDPQRLKDSEMMLKNINENYKGEAKITA, translated from the coding sequence ATGGGGGCTGGAAGCACCATATTTGCAAAAAATGTTTTAGGTGATGTTATTTTAAATCCTGCCCTTAAAGGTGTTGAAATCGCTCTTTATGACATTGATCCTCAAAGGCTTAAAGACTCAGAAATGATGCTTAAAAACATAAATGAAAACTATAAAGGTGAAGCCAAAATAACAGCATAA